The stretch of DNA TCGGAAGTCGGGCCGGAGGGGTATTGGCGGGTGCATCTCCGGCCGACTAAAGCCAAAGGAGTCCCGGAAGCCTTCCGGACCGGAGGGCCGGTTCGGCTCTTCAAGGAATCGGATGAGATTACTTCGGTTTTACTAAAATGCTCGGATGATTCCTATATACTTTCCTTGGAAGAAGTTCCGGATTGGTTGGAAGAGGGAAAGCTGGGATTGGAAATCCTTCCGGATGAAACCAGCTATAAAGAATGGGATCGCGCTCTCCTGAAAATCATTCACGCAGAACGCGGAACGAGGGCAAAATTTTTCTCGGATTTGTTCCTGGGTGAAATCGAATTAAAATTTCCTAATTTTGCAATGGAATCCGGTATCTCGCCGGAATTGAACGATTCTCAAAGAAGAGCGATTTCCGCTATTTTACAGACGGAAGATCTGATTCTGCTTCACGGTCCGCCGGGTACCGGGAAGACCAAGACGATCACGGAAGCGATACGCATCTTGGTGGACCGCGGTAAGAAAATCCTCGCGTCGGCTCCCACGAATGCGGCTACGGATCTTCTCGCAGAATCCCTCGGACGAATGGGAGTCTCCGCCCTTAGAATCGGGCACCCTGCGAGAATGAGCGAATCCGTTTTAAGCGTTTCGTTGGATGCTAACTTAAATCGACACCCCGATTTCAAACTGATAGAACGGGATAAAAAGGAAATCGGCGAGTTACTAAAGAAAGCGGGGAAGTACAAGCGAACCTTCGGCAGGGAAGAAGCCGAGGATAGAAAGCGACTCTATCAGGAAGCGAAGGAACTTAGAAAAGGAATCAGGGAGAGGCAAAAAATCCTAGTCAGATATCTACTGGAATCCCATCCGGTGATCGTTTGCACGCATACGGGAGCATCTTCCTCCTTATTAGATAAATTGAATTTTGATTATGCCGTATTGGACGAGGGCAGTCAGGCGACCGAACCCGCTTCCTGGATCCCGATTCTTCGAGCCGAAAGAATCGTAATTGCGGGAGATCCTAGACAATTACCGCCGACTGTTCTGTCGGAAGATCCTCTATTGAAAATTCCGCTCATGGAACGTTTACTGGATAGTATGGATTCTATCGGTCGAGTATATTTGTTGGATACTCAATACAGGATGACGGATCCGATTCAATCGTTTCCGAATCGAAGATTTTATGCGGGTCGGTTGGTTTCCGGAATTCCCGAGGAGATACGATCGGCAAATCCGTTTCCATCCGAGACTCCGCTTTTCGGCTCCAGCTTCGTATTTATTGATACCTCGGGTACCGATTCGGGAGAAGAGCTATTTGATGCGAGTCTTGGCAATCGTTGGGAGGCCGAGTTTACCATCACCATTCTCAAACGCATCTTAGAGTCCGGATGGTTACCGGAAGATCTGGTGCTAATTTCTCCCTATCGCTATCAAAGATTTTTACTGGAAGAGATTCTAAGAAAGGAATTACCGATCGTTGGAGAAACGATCGAAATAGAGACGGTCGATTCTTTTCAAGGAAGAGAGAAAAAAGGGGTTATCTTTAGCTTGGTTCGATCCAACTCGGAAGGGAATATCGGCTTCCTCTCGGAAGAGCGTCGCTGGAACGTCGGCATGACAAGAGCGAAACGATTGTTGGTTTTGATCGGAGACGGTTCGACGCTCGGAGAGCAGGAGTTTTTTCAAGATTTGATTCAGGAAGCCGAATCCTGCGGCGAAGTCAGAACTGCGTGGGAGTTTTTAGAATAATCCTCTACCAGCGCAATTTATTGCGTAACGGCAGCGCAGAAATTGCGATCCAGAAAATGGAAGCAACTCCGTGAGAAAAAAAGATATGGAACCCGCTTTGATCCGGGCAAATGAATTTCAGCGTTAGATTAGAGCCGGCCAATAAAAAACTCAAGATACCCAAGGAGGCAATGAGAGGATTTCCGGGAATCATCTTCCGAATCCAGAAGGATGCAAATCCACCTAGGGTTAAGGAAAAAATGGCCAAAGTAAGGGAGCATAACCCGATATGAGTGGAATGCGCCGTGTGAATCTCCGCTAAAAACTTTCCAAAAGAAAATCCTAACCAGAGTAATAGGCCAGAAAAAGACAACCAAATCAGGCCGGCAGAGGATTCTTCCGGAAAGGCTAGTCTAGAAAGTAAATAGGCGGAAGCCAATCCCCAAACTATAAAAAGCGCAGGTTCCGGCCACCATCCAGGGAAGGCATTGCGAGACAGAAAAAAGGCAGTTCCTTGACCTAGCGGGATTGCCAACGCAAGAAGGGAGACCAAGACTAAAACTAGGGTCCCCTGCCTAAGAGGACGAGTCGGTTTCAAATCTGTTCCTAACGAAAGAATCAGTTTCTCGGATCGATCGGAATCGCTCGGCAAAGACATGTTCCACCTCCTCCTTTTTGTTTTTCCGCTTTAGAACAAGAAAGATTGGACAATCCTTAAAATCCAGTCGAAATGTTCTTTCGGTCGTTCCATTTAGGATTCGTTTCTGCCCGGAATAAAGTTACATGTCTGAAAAAGCGAAAATATGGGAAACTCTTGCGACTCGAATGAAGAAATCGCAAGAAGGCGATTCCCGGGAATACGAGCTTCTTCTTAGGCAGGTTCGAGATATACTTAGGGCTTTTTTGGTTTCTAGAATCTCCCATATCGAGGATCGCGAAGATTTGCTTCAGGAAATCCTGATCGGGATTCATAAAGCCAAGAATTCGTATCGCCCGGATCGACCGTTTGCTCCTTGGCTTTTTTCTATCGCTAGATATAAGACAATCGATCATCTTCGAAAGTCAAAGAAGAGAGATCGGACGGTTCTGGCGGAAATGGAAGATTTCGCGCAAATACAGAATCCCGAAAAAGAAGACGCTTGGATGCTGGCGGAGGGAATCGAGGCCTGGCTTTCCGTCTTGGACGAGCGGCAAAAGGAAATTCTAAAAATGGCAAAAATTCACGGATATAGCGTTCGGGAGATTTCCGAAAAAACCGGTCTTTCCGAATCGAATGTGAAGGTGATTGTACATAGGTCTGTTCAAAAAATTCGCAAAGTTTTTTCGGGGGAAGAGGGATCCCAAACCGGTCCAGGGACGTCCAAGTAAATAGGGCATGTCCTATTCTCCCCAAGCAAGATCCATCGGTTCGATTCGCGGCCTTTCCGTTCCGGATTGGGAAGGAATCAGTGATCCGAATAATCCATTTTCCGATTATGAATTTTATGCCGCCTTGGAATCGACTTCTTGCATCGGCGATCGCACCTCCTGGCAACCGAAATACGTGATCGCGGAAGATTCCGCAGGTTTGCATTCAGCACTTCCTTTTTTTCTAAAATACGATTCTTATGGAGAATATATATTCGATCACGCCTGGGCAAATCTCTTCTCCCAAAACGATCTGGAGTATTATCCTAAAGGATTGGTTGCGTATCCGTTTACTCCGGTCACCGGTCGCAGAATTCTTCGTAGGGAGGGAGTTCCCTTGGCCCAGGCCCTCGATGTACTGCTACCGGAGTTATTGCGTACTTCGAAAGAAGAGAATCTCTCGAGCATTCATTTTCTTTTTTTGGAAGAAGACGAGGCGATTGAACTGTCTAAGAGAGGTTTTGCGACTCGCATAAGCCATCAATACCATTGGCAAAACAGGGGTTATTCCGATTTCGACTCTTTCTTAAACGAATTCCGATCTAAGAAAAGGATGCAAATTCGGAAAGAAAGGGAAAACGTCCGTGAATCCGGAATTCGAATCAGTATTGTCGAAGGGGATTCGATTTCTAAAGCCCATATGGATGCAATGTTTCGGTTCTATACGGATACGTATTCCAGGAAATGGGGATCGCCTTATTTGAATCTGGCTTTTTTCCGCGAAGCCTGGCAGACATTTAGAGATAAGATAGTTTTAATCCTGGCCGAAAAAGAAGGCGAAACAATCGGAGGCACATTGAATCTCCGAAAAGGAAATAAATTCTACGGACGTTACTGGGGCTCGAAGGGGCATTATCCTTTTTTACATTTTGAATGTTGTTATTATGCGCCTATCGAATATTCCATTCGTAAGGGAATCCGCACTTTCGAGGCCGGGGCTCAAGGAGAGCAGAAATTTCTGAGAGGCTTTCCAGCCGTTCCAACATACAGTTCGCATTTTATTTTCCATTCGGGAGCTCGAAATGCAATTGAACGATTCTTGGAAAACGAAAGAATGCATATGCAGGAAATGATCCAGGTGACGAATGAGCATTCGCCGTTAAAAGAAGTTCCCGGAATGTCCGACAAGGAAGCGAAATGAGCGAGGTCTATCGTTTCGATACGGAAGAGCAAGTCCTAACCAAGGAGAAGCTCAAATTGAAGAAGCCGCCTAAATATAGGGTGGTCATTCTAAACGACGATTACACTCCGATGGAGTTTGTGGTTTGGATTTTACGCGTGGTATTTTATCGTACCGCAGCAGAAAGTGAAAGAATTATGCTGCAAGCCCATACGACCGGGAAGGCGCTCTGCGGAGTCTATTCTCATGACGTTGCCAAGACCAAGGTAGCTGAAACACATAAACTTGCTGAACAACACGGCCACCCGCTTCAATGCCAGATGGAAATTGAAGAGGGAGAGGAGGAACCATGACCCTGTCCGAAGATTTAGAAAGAAGTCTAAACCAAGCCCGAATCGAAGCGGTAAAACGGAGAAACGAATACATTACTCTAGAGCATATGCTCCTAGCGCTTACCTATGATCCGATCGGTCAGGAAGTCCTTCTCGCCTGTGGAGCCGATTTGGAAACTTTACGGAACGAATTACGCGAATATCTGGACACCGAAATGGAATCGGTCCCGGAAACGTTCGGAGATATAGAACCGGAATACACCGTCGGCGCACAGAGGGTTCTTCAGTTGGCCGCTTTCCATGTCCAATCCACGCAAAAGAAAAAATTAGACGGGGGTTATGTTCTTGCTTCCCTATTTCGAGAGGACCAATCCCACGCGGTCTTCTTTCTCTCTCGGCAGGATATTTCCAGATTCGATGTGGTTCGTTATATTTCTCACGGGATTCGCAAGGATGGAAAAAAAGTTACTCCGGAAGGTTTGGAAGAAGCTACAAAGCCCGAATCAGGAAATCCTCTAAAAGATTTTTGCGCGGATTTAACCGAAAAGGCTAGGCTAGGAAAATTAGATCCTTTAGTCGGGCGGTCGGAAGAAATCGATAGAACGATTCATATTCTCGCAAGGCGCAGAAAAAATAATCCGATCTTCGTGGGAGATGCCGGTGTCGGTAAGACTGCAATTGTCGAAGGATTGGCGTTAAGTATCGTTGCCGGAAAAGTTCCGGAATCGCTAAAGCAAACGCGGATTTTTTCGTTGGATATGGGATTGCTGCTCGCAGGAACCAAATTCCGAGGAGAGTTTGAAGAGAGACTAAAGAATGTCTTACAGTCCGTGACGGCGGATCCGAATAACGTTCTCTTTGTGGACGAAATTCATACCATCATCGGTGCCGGTGCCGTTTCCGGCGGTTCCTTGGATGCTTCGAACCTGCTCAAGCCTGCTTTGGCAAACGGAGAATTGCGGTGTATCGGGACGACTACTTACAAAGAATACAAAGCCATCTTCGAGAAGGATCACGCGCTTTCTCGCCGGTTTCAAAAGGTGGAAGTCAATGAACCGAGCGTGGACGAAACCATTCGGATTTTAAAAGGACTTCTTCCTAAATACGAGGAATTTCATGCGGTAAAATATTCCTCTCAAGCGGTGGAAGAGGCCGCTCGATTGGCGGATCGATATATCTTGGATCGCAAACTTCCGGATAAAGCGATCGATCTGATCGACGAAGCCGGTGCCAAGGTAAAGATTCGATCTTCCGCGAAAAGCAAAACGGTGACCGTCAAAGACGTGGAAGATCTGGTTTCAAAAATCGCGAAAGTTCCTACCCGTACCGTGAAAGCCGATGACAGGGACAAACTCAAGGAACTGGACGTCGAACTTAAGAAACGGATCTACGGGCAAGACAGAGCCGTTCAAGAAATCGTTCAAGCGATTCGCTTATCACGAAGCGGTTTGTCGGAACCGGGCAAACCGGTTGGATCCTTTCTTTTCGCAGGGCCTACGGGTGTGGGTAAAACGGAACTTTCCAAACAACTGGCATCGATTTTAGGTGTGGAATTTATTCGGTTCGATATGAGCGAATATATGGAAAAACATACGGTCTCTCGTTTGATCGGATCTCCACCGGGCTACGTCGGCTTTGAGCAAGGGGGGCAATTGACGGATGCAATCGTTCGAACTCCTCATTGCGTACTGCTCTTGGATGAAATCGAAAAGGCTCATGAAGATATTTATAATATTCTTCTACAAATTATGGATCATGCCACTTTAACCGATAACAACGGTAGAAAGGCGGATTTTAAACAAGTGATTCTGATTATGACGACGAACACCGGCGCCAGGGAGCGCGCGGCGAATCCTTTAGGGTTCGAGAATACGGCGCTACTTGATCGGGGTTTGAAAGCGATCGAGAGGCAATTTTCTCCCGAATTTAGGAATCGTCTAACGGCCATCATAGAATTTTCTTCGCTGGAAGAAGATGTCGTTTCCCGAGTAGTCCGCAAACAATTAGAGCTTTTAGACGAGCGGTTAAAGGAAAAACGGATCTCTCTGGAATACGAAGACGAGGTACTGTTGTTTATCGCAAGGAAAGCGTATGACCCGCTATTCGGCGCTAGACCTGTTCAAAGATGGATCGATTCGAATATCTCTAAAAAGCTTTCCGAGGAAATTTTGTTCGGTGAGCTTCGAAGCGGCGGACGCGTCTTACTTCGCGAAGTAGATAACGAGTTGACTTTGACATTTTCCCCTCACGAGCCGATGACGAAGTGATTATGATTCAAAGTAACGGTGGCTTAGTTCCCAAAAAATCGATTCTTCTCGCCTTCGTTCTTCTAAGCGTATTCGCTTCCTGTAAGGATAACTATCTTACGATCGAGGGACGTACGATTTCGACGGTTGGGTTGGTCCCGCCGAAGTCCGGCGTTTCTGCTAAGCAACTCTTTACGGAATCGAAGAATGTCATGATTTCTACGGATTCAAGAGAGGCGTCTCGAGCAGGTTTAGAAATTTATAAAAAAGGCGGGAATGCGGTGGATGTAGCTATCGCCGCCTCTTTTGCGGTTTCCGTAACTCGTCCACAATCGACCGGGATAGGAGGCGGAGGATTTTTACTCTTACATAACTCGCGTGATAGAAAAACATACGCCTTTGATTTTAGAGAACGAGCGCCTCGTTCCGCGTCTCGAGACATGTACAAGGAAAAACCGAAAGAAGATTCGTTATTAGGATATCGCTCCGTAGGTGTTCCGGGTACGGTTGCAGGATTGGTAAAAGTTCAGAAGCAATTCGGGAAATTGTCCTTACAGGAAGTTATGGCGCCTGCGATTCGCCTGGCCGAAGTAGGATTTCCGATTTATGAGGATTTACGCGAGGCGATTCAGGAATCTTCCGAGGATATGAGCCCTGGAATGAAAGAAATATTTATTCCGAAAGGTAAAATGCCGAATACCGGAGACATATTGATTCAGAAGGACCTTGCAAAAACGTTGAGGATTATCTCAGAAACCGGCGAACGAGAATTTTACAACGGACGAATCGCACAAAGCCTTGGAAGGTTGATGAGGGAGCAAGGAGGGTCGGTCTTTGAAACCGATTTGGCTAGGTATCAAGTAAGAGAATCTCCTCCCTTGGAAATCGAATATAGGGGGTATAAAATACGCACTATGGTTCCGCCGTCCTCCGGAGTTCATATGCTGACCATGTTGCGGATGCTGGAAACGAAGAAATTGAAGGAATTATATAAGTCTTCCAAGGCGGACTATTATCATTTTTTAGCGGAAGTCATGCGAAGAGGATACTCGGATAGAGCCGTCATTGGCGGTGATCCGAATTATACGAATGTTCCGATATCTCTTTTACTTTCGCCCGAATATGCATTGGCGAAAATTTCCGATTTTCAACCGGGATTGTCGACGCCGAGCTCCGTCTATTTAAATCGTTTAAATTTAAGAACCGAGTCTCCCCAAACGACTCATATATCCGTCGTCGATTCGGAGGGAAATGCCGTTTCCACGACTCAATCGGTAAATTATCGATTTGGAGCTGCGGTCATTTTAGACGGTTATGGATTCGTATTAAACGACACCATGGATGACTTCAGTAGATCACCGGGCGAACCGAACGTTTACGGATTGATCGGAGCCGAAGCGAATTCGATTCGTCCCGGTAAAACGCCTTTAAGTTCCATGTCACCGACCATCGTGATGAAGGACGATGAAACCTTTCTAGTAACAGGGGCTCCAGGCGGTTCTTATATCGTGAATGCGGTTTTGCAATCTCTTTTGTTCAATCTGGACTTTCAGCTTACTTTGTATGAATCCGTGGCCAAGGCAAGAATTCATCATCAATTCTTTCCGGATGCTTTATACATAGAGGGTGCCGCAATGGATACCGCCGTTTCCAATCAGCTTAAGTCTAAAAAGCATGAGATTCGAGTCGGCCCTAATTTTGCGAAATTATTTTCGGTCAAGCGAGAGAAGGGCGTACTGTACGGCGCAGCCGATCCGAGGGGGGACGGAGTTCCCCTGGGCGAGTGAGTTGCACGAATATTTTTTACAAAATGACAAGTTTAAATGTTTAGATAATTAGGAAGATTGCATGAAACGAAATGCGCCGAGTTTAGTATGCCCCAATTTGCGACATGCCGTCAAAGCGAAGCATGGATTGGAAAAGGAAAGTATGCGAATCTTTTCGGATGGACGGATTGCCACGACTCCGCATCCGAAGGAATTAGGCTCAAGCCTGACAAATCATTATATTAAAACGGATTTTTCGGAACCTCAGTTGGAGTTTGCTACGAACGCAAGACCCAGAATCGAGGCGATCGTGAGAGAACTCCAGGATCTTCATATTTTTACTTCCCGCCATCTTCAAAACGAATGGATTTGGCCGTTCAGCATGCCCCCGATTCTTCCCAAAGAAGAAAAGGATATCCCTTTAGGACAGTACGGCGCCTCATTCTCGGGCGAATGGAAAACGATTTATCGGAACGGACTCGGCCATCGATACGGGAGAAGGATGCAGACAATTTCGGGGGTTCATTATAATTTTTCCTTTTCGAACCTCTTTTTGAGGCAAATTTTCGAAAAGGAAATCTCTAAATTTAGTAAAGAAGAAATTTCCGAAATGTATCTTTCCGTCATCCGTAATTTTTTTCGGAAAGTTCATTTCGTACTTTATTTAACCGGAGCGACTCCTGCGTTCGATGAAACGTTTCTTCCCGTTCCGGTCGACTTTCCTTTTTCGAAGCATAAATTGCGTACTTATTTCGCACCTTACGCCACTTCATTGCGAATGAGCGAAATCGGATATACGAGTAAGGTCCAGGATGGATTGCCGATTAATTACAATTCTCTACAGGAATATATCGATGGAATGTGCTACTCGGTTAACACTCCTTATTCTGGGTATGAAAGTTTCGGAGGTCCTCCGAATCAATTAAATCCGAATTATCTTCAAATCGAAAACGAATTCTATTCCCCGATACGACCCAAGCAAATTCCGAAAAATCAGGAACGTCCGTTGGAAGCGCTACAAAATCGAGGAATTCAGTATATCGAGATACGATGTTTGGACCTGGAACCCGAATCACCGACAGGAGTCAGTAAACCGAGCTTGGCTTATATTCAAATGATTCTCCTAGACGGGATTTTACGTCCGAGTCAGGCCATACTAGATTCCGAAAAAGAAAGAATTCGTGAAAATACGAAACGAGTCATCTGGGAAGGTCGAAAGCCGGGTTTAAAGATTTTAGGAGAATCGAATTCCGAAATCGATTTCGTGCAGGAGGGCAAGGACTTTACCAATTCTCTTTTTCCGATCGCCGAGGAGTTAGATCGCCACTCCGGAAGAACGTTTTATCGAGAAACCCTGTATGCCATGCTCGCTAAGTGGGATGATCCTGGAAAAACTCCATCCGGTCGGTTCTTAAACAGATTATTGGAAGAGAATTGGGAATTCTCGGATTTGGGAATTCATTTAGCCAAGGAAAACTACCGAAATCAATCTCAAATGGAGCTAACGCCGGGTAAATGGAATTCCTTCGAAAAAGAAGTTCATCGATCCGTTTGGGAGAGGGATAAAATTGAGGAAACTGAAAAAGTCCGGAAGCATCCCACGCCGAAAATATGCAACCATTGAAGATCCAACTAGAACCGGGCCGGAAATTAGATCCCGAAGAATTTATTCTAAAAGACTTTGCAGATCTGGAAATTTCCACGCAGATCATTATAAGAGATGCACTGAATCGCGGTTTGACTGTTGAAGTCCTAGATCGGGCCAGTCATTTTCTTCGAATTTCCGGGAAGGGCGTGACGCGTCTAGTTAAGGAAGCCTCGAAAACCGATTTGGATTCGTATATGACCTTTCTGGTCATGGAAAATAAGACGGTAACAAAGCTGGTGCTGGCCGAAAAGGGAATTCGTGTACCGATCGGAACAAGCGTTCTAAAGAAAGAAGATGGTATCGATTATTATAAATTGAATTCCGGAAAACGAATGGTAGTGAAACCGGTGACTACGAATTTCGGAATCGGAATCACGATTTTACCTCCGCAATCGCCCGAATCAATCGTAGAAAAAGCCCTGGAAACTGCCCTGTCTTTCGCCGAAACTGCGATCATCGAGGAATTCGCCGAAGGTCAGGAATATCGATTTTTAGTCGTCGGGGCAGAGTGTGTCGCCGTATGCAATCGAGTTCCTGCGAATGTCGTCGGTGACGGAATTCGGAGTGTCCAAGAGTTATTGATCGAAAAAAATCAAGACCCCCGACGAGGGATCGGTCATGTTACCCCTCTGGAAAAGATTCGCCTGGAAGAAATTGAACTAAACGTATTGGCGGAACAGGGGAAAGCCCCAACTACGATTCCGCAGCCGGGGGAAACGGTTTATTTACGACGGAATTCCAATATCAGTACCGGAGGAGATTCCATCGACGTTACGGATTCTACTCATCCGGCCTATAAGAAAATCGCAGTGGATGCGGCCGCAGCTGTGAAAGCTAAAATTTGCGGGGTCGATATTATCGTTCAGAATTTGGAACGGGAAGGCGACTACAGAGTTCTAGAATTGAACTTTAACCCGGTATTATATATTCATAATTTTCCGTACCGGGGCAAGAACCGAGACGTAGGAAATAAGATCCTAAATCTGTTGGGCTTTTGAGATTTTCGGCTTACTACGGACGTAATCGACGATATCTCTGGATTCGTACATTTTGATATCCCCATCGACTAAAAAAGGAACCTGACTTAAACCTCCCAATTGCACGACTTCCTCTCGTCCGGCGGTTCCTCGACTGGCCTCTACCAGTTCAAAATCCTTTCCAACTTCCAAACCGAGTTTAGAGAATTCGTCTCTCACGTACGCGCAATAAGGGCAGGTTAGGAACTGGTAGAGCTTCATCATTAGGCGGGAATTCCTATTTTCTTTTGCAATTCTCCGTTACGCGAAAGTTCCACGACGATATCGTGACCACCGATGAATTCTCCCTCGATATATAATTGCGGGATCGTCGGCCAATTTGCAAATTCCTTAATACCTTCCCTAACGCTTTGGTCGGAAAGAACATTGAAAGATCCGAAATCGACTCCTAAGCTGCGCAGAACATTCGTCACTCCTGCGGAAAAGCCGCACATCGGAGCCTCGGGAGTTCCTTTCATAAACAGGAAGATCCGCTTAGAATCGATTAGTCCTTGGATTTTTTCTTTGAGTATTTGGTCCATTTTAATTCCTCTTAGTTTATTGTGAAAAGAAATCTATGAAATTTTCGTTTCTATCGCAAGTGCATGCACTTCTTCTTTGAGTTCTTCCTGTAGAGTCGCATATACCATTCGATGCTGTTCTATCATAGATTTACCTTCGAACCCGGGATATTTCACAATTGCCTTGATATGCACTCCGTCTCGGTACGGGTCCAGGATTTCTACGGATGATCCCGGGAGACCGGTCTGGATTTTATCGCGAATTTCTTCGATTGTCATTGTTCTTACTGTTAGACTTTTACCGATCGGCGGTTGAAAATCTTTTGTTAAGGATAGCGTCCGACAAAAGCGAACGCGGACAACCTTTTTTCCTAAGGGGCCGCAGTCTTTAGCTCCAATGCATGGATTCCTTTCGATTGAAGAATGGGATTTAAAACGGAATATATTTCTCGGTGTTGAGCCAGGAGACTCTTTTCTCGAAACGATTCCGAAACGATTTTGATGCGAATATGGGTTCCTCTCGCAAGCCCTTCCGGATTTCCGCCGTGACCCGCGTGTTCCGCCGAGAAATCTTCCACTTCGAGGACCGATGGTGAAAAGGTGCTGCGGAGTATGAATTCAATTTCTTCGACCGAATCTACCATAACCGCCTAGGTCCTCGTTCCGATTCCTCGGCTGAGTAGAAAAACCGAAAGGGAGTAAAGTAATATAGTTCCTATCGCTAAAAGTCCGATCGCCAATCCGGGATCTATATCACTGACGCCAAGGAATCCGTATCGGAAAGCGTTTACCATATAGAGAATCGGGTTTAATTTAGATACGATCTGCCAAGCTTCCGGGAGCATCCGAATCGAATAGAAAACGCCGCCTAGATAAGTCAAGGGTGTTAGAATGAAAGTCGGGATGATGGTCACGTCATCGAACTTTTTGGCATACAATGCGTTTAAAAATCCGCCCATAGAGAACATCAACGCGGAAAGCGCTACCGTTATGATTACGATCCAGGGGCTGTAAAGTCGTAACTCCGTAAAAAAGAGCGAGACGGCGGTCACGATGACGCCGACTAAAATTCCGCGAATCACTCCTCCGATGGAATACCCTAATACGATGAGATACGCCGGCGTCGGAGAAACAAGGAGCTCTTCGATATTTTTTCCGAATTTAGCGCCAAAGAACGAGGACACTACGTTATTGTATGCGTTCAAAATTACGGACATCATCACTAATCCGGGAACGATGAATTGGATATAAGTATGTCCGCCTACATCGCCGATTTGAGATCCTATGAGTTTGCCAAAGATCAA from Leptospira inadai serovar Lyme str. 10 encodes:
- a CDS encoding AAA domain-containing protein — encoded protein: MSSRYEDLRESLRKERDAEVARYKEELANADIARRISSGICVYPVVFEDSEVGPEGYWRVHLRPTKAKGVPEAFRTGGPVRLFKESDEITSVLLKCSDDSYILSLEEVPDWLEEGKLGLEILPDETSYKEWDRALLKIIHAERGTRAKFFSDLFLGEIELKFPNFAMESGISPELNDSQRRAISAILQTEDLILLHGPPGTGKTKTITEAIRILVDRGKKILASAPTNAATDLLAESLGRMGVSALRIGHPARMSESVLSVSLDANLNRHPDFKLIERDKKEIGELLKKAGKYKRTFGREEAEDRKRLYQEAKELRKGIRERQKILVRYLLESHPVIVCTHTGASSSLLDKLNFDYAVLDEGSQATEPASWIPILRAERIVIAGDPRQLPPTVLSEDPLLKIPLMERLLDSMDSIGRVYLLDTQYRMTDPIQSFPNRRFYAGRLVSGIPEEIRSANPFPSETPLFGSSFVFIDTSGTDSGEELFDASLGNRWEAEFTITILKRILESGWLPEDLVLISPYRYQRFLLEEILRKELPIVGETIEIETVDSFQGREKKGVIFSLVRSNSEGNIGFLSEERRWNVGMTRAKRLLVLIGDGSTLGEQEFFQDLIQEAESCGEVRTAWEFLE
- a CDS encoding NrsF family protein, whose product is MSLPSDSDRSEKLILSLGTDLKPTRPLRQGTLVLVLVSLLALAIPLGQGTAFFLSRNAFPGWWPEPALFIVWGLASAYLLSRLAFPEESSAGLIWLSFSGLLLWLGFSFGKFLAEIHTAHSTHIGLCSLTLAIFSLTLGGFASFWIRKMIPGNPLIASLGILSFLLAGSNLTLKFICPDQSGFHIFFSHGVASIFWIAISALPLRNKLRW
- a CDS encoding RNA polymerase sigma factor, which encodes MSEKAKIWETLATRMKKSQEGDSREYELLLRQVRDILRAFLVSRISHIEDREDLLQEILIGIHKAKNSYRPDRPFAPWLFSIARYKTIDHLRKSKKRDRTVLAEMEDFAQIQNPEKEDAWMLAEGIEAWLSVLDERQKEILKMAKIHGYSVREISEKTGLSESNVKVIVHRSVQKIRKVFSGEEGSQTGPGTSK
- a CDS encoding GNAT family N-acetyltransferase — encoded protein: MSYSPQARSIGSIRGLSVPDWEGISDPNNPFSDYEFYAALESTSCIGDRTSWQPKYVIAEDSAGLHSALPFFLKYDSYGEYIFDHAWANLFSQNDLEYYPKGLVAYPFTPVTGRRILRREGVPLAQALDVLLPELLRTSKEENLSSIHFLFLEEDEAIELSKRGFATRISHQYHWQNRGYSDFDSFLNEFRSKKRMQIRKERENVRESGIRISIVEGDSISKAHMDAMFRFYTDTYSRKWGSPYLNLAFFREAWQTFRDKIVLILAEKEGETIGGTLNLRKGNKFYGRYWGSKGHYPFLHFECCYYAPIEYSIRKGIRTFEAGAQGEQKFLRGFPAVPTYSSHFIFHSGARNAIERFLENERMHMQEMIQVTNEHSPLKEVPGMSDKEAK
- the clpS gene encoding ATP-dependent Clp protease adapter ClpS; this encodes MSEVYRFDTEEQVLTKEKLKLKKPPKYRVVILNDDYTPMEFVVWILRVVFYRTAAESERIMLQAHTTGKALCGVYSHDVAKTKVAETHKLAEQHGHPLQCQMEIEEGEEEP
- the clpA gene encoding ATP-dependent Clp protease ATP-binding subunit ClpA, encoding MTLSEDLERSLNQARIEAVKRRNEYITLEHMLLALTYDPIGQEVLLACGADLETLRNELREYLDTEMESVPETFGDIEPEYTVGAQRVLQLAAFHVQSTQKKKLDGGYVLASLFREDQSHAVFFLSRQDISRFDVVRYISHGIRKDGKKVTPEGLEEATKPESGNPLKDFCADLTEKARLGKLDPLVGRSEEIDRTIHILARRRKNNPIFVGDAGVGKTAIVEGLALSIVAGKVPESLKQTRIFSLDMGLLLAGTKFRGEFEERLKNVLQSVTADPNNVLFVDEIHTIIGAGAVSGGSLDASNLLKPALANGELRCIGTTTYKEYKAIFEKDHALSRRFQKVEVNEPSVDETIRILKGLLPKYEEFHAVKYSSQAVEEAARLADRYILDRKLPDKAIDLIDEAGAKVKIRSSAKSKTVTVKDVEDLVSKIAKVPTRTVKADDRDKLKELDVELKKRIYGQDRAVQEIVQAIRLSRSGLSEPGKPVGSFLFAGPTGVGKTELSKQLASILGVEFIRFDMSEYMEKHTVSRLIGSPPGYVGFEQGGQLTDAIVRTPHCVLLLDEIEKAHEDIYNILLQIMDHATLTDNNGRKADFKQVILIMTTNTGARERAANPLGFENTALLDRGLKAIERQFSPEFRNRLTAIIEFSSLEEDVVSRVVRKQLELLDERLKEKRISLEYEDEVLLFIARKAYDPLFGARPVQRWIDSNISKKLSEEILFGELRSGGRVLLREVDNELTLTFSPHEPMTK